A part of Candidatus Hydrogenedens sp. genomic DNA contains:
- a CDS encoding GGDEF domain-containing protein, translating to MEEDIIEVAQKDELTDLFNKRSFEMQIEWAIKNAEETYTNYALLMIDVDNFKKCNDTYGHTVGDQVLSNLGKIIARCIRGSDSGFRFGGDEFAVILCGTESSISVKVAERIQIQFAKMETYGTSLSIGIAQFKIGMTAGELISLADRALYEAKKQGKNAVFCINPDDKVELLADIL from the coding sequence ATGGAAGAGGATATAATCGAGGTGGCACAAAAGGATGAATTAACGGACTTATTCAATAAAAGGTCATTTGAAATGCAAATAGAGTGGGCTATAAAAAATGCAGAAGAAACATATACAAATTATGCCCTCCTTATGATTGATGTAGATAATTTTAAGAAATGTAATGATACTTATGGACATACAGTAGGAGATCAGGTACTCAGTAATTTAGGAAAAATTATTGCGAGGTGTATTCGTGGCAGTGATTCGGGATTTCGTTTCGGTGGTGACGAATTCGCTGTTATTTTGTGTGGAACCGAATCATCAATTAGTGTAAAAGTAGCAGAACGGATTCAGATACAGTTTGCAAAAATGGAAACCTATGGGACTTCACTGAGTATCGGAATTGCACAGTTCAAAATTGGAATGACAGCCGGAGAATTAATATCTCTTGCGGATAGAGCCTTATATGAAGCAAAAAAACAAGGGAAAAATGCTGTATTTTGTATCAATCCAGATGATAAAGTTGAATTATTGGCAGATATTCTTTGA
- a CDS encoding response regulator: protein MYPKDKQIDLSNLSILIADDQESLTSTLEKVINNIWGCAIRCVYDGDSVLTELKNGYMGKSYDVLITDMIMPGISGLELIRKSLEIQPDLAILVMTAYKDDFSFLDVFKEGAHDILLKPFSKDELQAKLYRVLREIHFIQSCRSAERRYRGLFNLYADGIVIVNPANGVIRETNSAITNLLGYKIGELEGEHFCKILSDTENSRFNKWYEVFLVEGTGTLSDVQVIKRDKTIIHCDISGARVITDIDDNVFLILKDVTE, encoded by the coding sequence ATGTATCCAAAAGATAAGCAAATTGATTTGAGTAATTTGAGTATTCTTATAGCAGATGACCAGGAAAGTTTAACCAGTACTTTGGAAAAGGTGATAAATAATATTTGGGGTTGTGCAATAAGGTGTGTTTACGATGGAGATTCTGTATTAACGGAATTAAAAAATGGATATATGGGAAAATCTTATGATGTATTAATAACAGACATGATAATGCCGGGCATTTCTGGGTTAGAACTAATTCGTAAATCATTAGAAATTCAACCCGATCTGGCTATACTTGTAATGACCGCATATAAAGACGATTTTTCTTTTTTAGATGTATTCAAAGAGGGAGCCCACGATATATTGTTAAAACCTTTTTCAAAGGATGAATTACAAGCAAAATTATACCGAGTCCTTCGCGAAATTCATTTCATTCAATCCTGTCGTTCCGCAGAGAGAAGATATAGAGGACTATTTAATTTATATGCAGATGGTATTGTAATTGTTAATCCTGCCAATGGTGTTATTAGGGAAACGAATAGTGCGATAACGAATTTATTGGGATACAAAATCGGAGAATTAGAAGGAGAACATTTTTGCAAAATATTATCGGACACAGAAAATTCACGGTTTAATAAATGGTATGAGGTCTTTCTTGTGGAGGGGACAGGAACACTATCTGATGTGCAGGTAATAAAAAGAGATAAGACAATAATCCATTGTGATATTTCTGGTGCCCGTGTTATTACAGATATTGATGATAATGTTTTCCTTATTTTAAAAGATGTAACGGAGTGA